One window of Quercus robur chromosome 5, dhQueRobu3.1, whole genome shotgun sequence genomic DNA carries:
- the LOC126728675 gene encoding uncharacterized protein LOC126728675 — protein sequence MSIGFSTVRRLWDIKIQQKRVLRLATILGQTDKSWLGTIEDKEEAKEDGLHSRPTLSSEIPLISAARNGITEIVEVILKRFPQAIEHRNERLENILHIAARYRRKEILDLLQYLHVPTLRLKRSINVDLETILHQTAYLGEHRLRDRPGEALRMQSAIQWFKVLFLPAFP from the coding sequence ATGTCAATAGGATTTTCAACAGTTAGAAGACTTTGGGACATAAAAATACAGCAAAAGAGAGTGCTGAGGCTTGCTACAATTCTAGGTCAAACAGACAAGTCATGGTTGGGTACAATCGAGGACAAAGAGGAAGCTAAAGAAGATGGGCTGCATTCCCGTCCTACTTTATCTTCTGAGATTCCACTAATTTCAGCAGCAAGAAATGGGATCACAGAGATTGTAGAGGTTATTCTCAAACGGTTTCCTCAGGCAATTGAGCATAGAAATGAACGACTTGAGAACATACTTCACATTGCAGCAAGATATCGAAGGAAAGAAATCTTGGATCTTCTACAATATTTGCATGTTCCAACGCTGAGGCTTAAGAGGTCGATCAATGTCGATCTTGAAACCATTTTGCATCAAACTGCGTACTTGGGTGAGCATCGGTTGAGGGATAGGCCTGGGGAAGCCCTCCGCATGCAGTCAGCGATTCAATGGTTCAAGGTGCTATTCTTGCCTGCATTTCCCTAG